The genomic stretch tacatACAGTAATTATGTATTAAGAAAGTAGCAAGTTTCCTATTAATGTATGTTGTATATTTTCCAGGATTGTCAGCCTTGTTTCCAAGTTATGTGTGTTCTCTGTTTTTCATGTGTTAATTAGTTTAATGGGTTAGTTGAATGGTTTCATGACAAGTTATATTTGTCATGTTTAAAGATTATTTACATACACATGAGTAGGGTGTGGtggatttattaaattattatgaagtgttgaattatttatttatttaaaatatacttaTCTACAAATGTCAATTCTATTCATATTAGAGTACAGTAATATCTGATTGCCCATATTTCCTTGCACTTATTAAGCTttattattagtcccctaccggtgaaacttaATGGTTTGGGTTATGTGTGTCTGACTGtgagtctgtgtgtctgtcacacttttctggatcctgcaataactttaaatttcttcatattttttcatgaaacttgaaacattgacagatggcaatatggagattaatGAATATGCCTGACATTTCATtctgttcctacgtcaaaaattctggtggCTATGGcaaaaatagactagaaatattgctgaaaatggtggactttcaccagtaggggactactattgcttggcaatagtcttgttgtgtattttttataCTTAATTCCATGACAGAACTTAGAGCATCTGCTTTTGTTAGTTTAACTGCATCAAAAGCCTTTGCCTATACTACATCAAAAGTCTTAGACTTCACTGCATAAAAAAACTTCGCTTGTACAGCCTCAAAAGCCTAAACCTCAACTGAATCAAAAGCTGTAGCATTCACTGCATCAACAGTTTTAGACTTCACAGCATCAACAGCTGTAGCAAAAGTTTTAAGACTTAAATGCATTAAAGCCTTGAGATTTAGAGTTTGCCACACAAAAGCcttcttttttttattcttcaaGAGAAAGGGATTCTCGAAAGTTGTTTTGGGGGATAAACCAGTACCTGTACCAGTTCTTGAATCCCTTTTATCGTTACAGTAAAAACCTGATATCTTGAAGTCGTGGGGACAGACGAGAAAACTTAAAGCCAACTTTCAGCTTAACTACATGTGTAATTCTAATAGAATAAGTTTACTAACATTTGTCTGCATCATATTTGaatctccagttgaagagtattaATACTACCTAAACTGTGTACTAATTCTGCTAACCAAATATTCACTTAATATttttagtaataaatattttaaaacagatacaCATACATAAAACCGATGTGatattcacaatataaatatttataaatcagCTCATTTTAACGAAGCACATTTATAGGTACATGGAAGAAATATTAAACAACACCATTTATTCATATGTTAGTTTttttgcccccggatcgaatggggtatattgtttttggcctgtctgtctgtcccaaaactttaaccttggttaaagttttgcgataacttatgaaatattgaacatagcaacttgatatttggcatgcatgtgtatctcatggagctgcacattttgagtagtgaaaggccaaggtcatccttcaaggataaaagtttaaaaaaaatcaaagcggtgcattagggggcattgtgtttctgacaaacacatctcttgtttaacaatGATATCAGTTTGTGTGGTGTTAATGAATTGTCTAATTGTCAtcaaattacaaatgtttaaatgcatCCTGTTGGATTAGTTGATTTAGTCACCATTGCTTCCACAAAACCACCAGACTTAATACCAAATGACAtgttttactcaaatcaattaatgaTTGAGTTGATGAACTATTTTACTCAAAACAATAAGCGTCAATGACAAGTTGGCAACAGCTGTGACATCAATTATAGCATGGCACTAATCAAGCACTCCTAATCCATTAACAGCGTTTCGCAACTTGTAGCGACTTCAagttaaagaaacaaaaaagatGTGAAAATTGTGACCAGGACAGAGGAAAAACTTCAAGACATTCCAAAATTCGACCCAAGCGAATTCGAGCCAAACAACAGAAATTTATATTAATGTTAAGCAATCAAATTGCTATGCTTTAATGAACCTCCAAGCCAACCCCAAagtcgagccaagcgagttccaGCTATCTAGTTTTGACTGTAGAAATCATCCTTGGGGAAAAACTTTGGACACTAGAGTTTTGTAAAGCAGAGTCTTccttaaaacaagagatgtgtttgttagactgtgccgctttgatttattataaaaacaagggctgtttgtaaaacatgcatgccccccatatgtgctgtcagttgtagttgcagccattgtgtgaatacgttttttggcactgtgaccttgacctttgacctagtgacctgaaaatcaataggggtcatctgagagtcatgatcaatgtacctatgaagtttcatggtcctaggcgtaagctttcttgagttatcatccggaaaccattttactgtgacaagtcaccgtgacctttgacctagtgacctgaaagtcaataggggtcatctgcgagtcatgatcaatgaacctatgaaatttcatgatcctaggcgtaagcgttcttgagttatcatccagaaaccatttttttaagttgagtcaccgtgaccttgacctttgacctgaaaatcaataggggtcatctgcgagtcatgatcaatgtacctatgaagtttcatgatcctaggcattagcattcttgagttatcatccagaaaccattttactttattgggtcaccgtgaccttgacctctgacctagtgacctgaaaatcaataggggtcatctgcgagtcatgatcaatgtaccaatgaagtttcatgatcctaggcataagcattcttgagttatcatccagaaaccattttactatttcgggttaccgtgactttgacctttgacctagtaacctgaaaatcaataggggtcatctgcgagtcatgatcaatgtacctatgaagtttcatgatcctaggcataagcgttcttgagttatcatccagaaaccattttactgtttccagtcactgtgaccttgacctttgacctagtgacctgaaaatcaatagaggtcatctgcgagtcatgatcaatgtacctaataagtttcatgaccctaggcataagcgttcttgagttatcatccggaaaccattttactatttcaggtcaccgtgaccttgacctttgacctaatgacctgaaaatcaataggggtcatctgcgagtcatgatcaatgtacctatgaagtttcatgatcctaggcacaagcgttcttgagttatccggaaaccattttactatttcgggtcaccatgacctttgacctagtgacctcaaaatcaataggggtcatctgagagtcatgatcaatgtacctatgaagtttcatgatcctaggcctaagcgttctttagttatcatccggaaaccatctggtggtcATACGGACGcatggaccgacatgtgcaaaaacaatataccccctcttcttcgaaggggggcatataaattatcatttggcaggttcagataatttttacaagggaagtaatattctTAAAAGGGATATACGTAAAATATTAcctcccttgtaaaaatgattttTACCTGCCAAATgctaaatagaaattatctccctttaaaggcaTAAAAAACTCCATATAAGTGGaatatgtcgtccctgataatcctgtgtggactgcacaggcctatcTCAAGCAATACTTTAAACTAgagatggcaaaattattcgaacattcgattgaatggtcagtattccAGTAACAAATTTGATATtcgcaattttttttcaaacgttattgtctttatatttaatgacctgcgagccgCTAACACCCGAATTCATttgggattaacatgtttgatgcgacgttcttcgtgtcaaactgataacgcggcccgtttcagcgttgattgcgcaatgcaatatacacactctaagaaaggccccaaACTGTTGTTTGTTAATGGGGTTCCAATTAAcagcttcaattgactggcgaataataattaagtttctgtgatcacagaatgaacaaccattaaaatgtgtgaattactcaaattgtgcaatgcaatatacgCACTCTAAGAAAGGGCccaaactgttgtttgtcaattaggtgccAATTACTAGTAAtggcttcaattgactggcgaattataatttagtttctgtgatcacagttgaacagacattaaaatatatgtgaattactcaaatttaACATTGTTAtcttaatgccgagctaagcctttatttgtcagtaagcattccgctgaaacatgactggcatgtatgtgccccgacccgggatcgaacacgggacctctggatttcagcaagcgccttatccactgagctatggaggcacaaatgatgtaaatttaaaaagtaaaatgttGGTAGAAAACTTCAGAACAATTATTTGGATTTGtaaatactttacacggtctgtggataagaagaccgcaacgtgtaatgtgtgtaaagttAGTTTTCCATATGCGctgtctgctacaaatctgtggaatcatggCACTGCTAAGCATCCTGGTTCACTGGAAAGTGCTAGAAATAAAGTCAAACAGCATTACTTTGTATGCCTTAttgatatatttctttatataaacgtacatgctatcattacttttaaaatttcaaataaaaataaaattatatgacatgacgtttttccttctatttgtgcccgataaCAGTTTCGGTCATAGCATTAGCCGACAGCGATAGAATTATTCGTTAGCagcgttaataaacagcctcgtattcagcaaACGAATTTAACATACAAAACAATGGaatttaacacagaacaagttgcactcttttctgatataatTTGCCTACATAGGTTTTTTGAAAGTTAGTTTTTACAATTAagctttattttctttctatttctcaacataacaattgtatattcaattgtatttctgtgtcaatttatatttaatatccctactggatatggaACTGAGTAATAGAAGTTAAATCAATCCAACGGTTTCAtgcgaatattcaaatatttggttgaatggatttgcgaatattcgaatatcgatataggtattcgatgccatccatACTTTAAACGCACCCATAAAGAAAGGTTTTCCCAGTCTTAAAACTTTTGatgattagaaaaaaaatataataaattaaaatccCACTTACTTTCTTTGATTTCTTTTAagcaaatttataaatatttctcaTAAATCCCATGTTTCCCCACATTTTCAGACATTTATTTGAGATTCAAATGGGCACAAATATTTCATAGTAAACAACAATTAGAAACACAATCACAATGCACAGATAAATTTTCAGCTGCATAGTTATTTATGATGGTGATATTGATGATATCTATAATGATAGTGATAATGATTAAGATGGAAGTGATAACGTCAATAACGATGAAAACAATGCCATGATGaagataatgattatgatgatttagATGATAAtgacaaatataatataaataaacaataaaattgataatgtTGGTGATGATGAGAATAACATTCATGATATGAATGATGccttttgatgatgatgatgatacatgtataaaaatataatacaagtGATAGCTGTAGcagaaataaaaagtatttaaattttaaaagtaaaattatggaaaaatacTTTAACCACAACATTTATTGGGTAAATTGAAGCTTTCAAATGCAAGGGATATAagcactttataataattatatacaattactTCAAATGTAAATATAGTTaccaaaaatgaaaacattgaccaatattaaaaataaaataaaatataaaagtgagCATATTCTTCTAAATTAACAACTGAAGAACATTAAAGGACACAATTTTTTCCGAGAGGATAAACACATATCGAGCAATCTCGTCCCTTTGGTGACATACTGCTCATAATGAAAAACGATTTTGAACATAATCTGCACCAAACATGTCATCCATCGCCACTCCAATTGATTGGAAGCTGTAGAAGTTTCATAATTATCTGATTAAAATGAAGAAGTTAGAAGGACAAGAAATGATAAAAGACCAACCAATATTGTTACACAAGTATACCCCTCCCTCATTAAACTTTGGATGTGTAATTCTTAAAATCTTCAAAATGTTTAGGCtcaacaaaattaatgtttagaTAGTTTATATCGTAAAACACCGAGCAATAATCATcggtatttattttacaaaaataatgtcCGAACGGATTTGAACGATAATTGAACTTCCGAAAACCAAATTTCTCCAATTGtttcaaaatctgaaatttgTTTATGAGTTCGCCTTTTGTAAGATAAGTGTCAAGAGGCTCGTATGGCGGGTGTTTTAAATGCGCTTCGAAGGCGATCTGTTTAACATTGTGGAGTGAATCATCCTGCAGCATTTCTTCAATGGCTGGCCATTCACTGTATTCTACGTCGAACTTGAGGTAATCAATGATTCTctgaaaatataataatgaagCTAAGTGGTATGTATGTTGAAATTATATCATGAggttgtgtgtgtgtattttgaaattTATGAAGTGTAGGGGTTCGTTCAGGCCTGATGATGCAATACTGAGTGTGTCACAGAACTCTTACCATTTTATCATACTAGACTTACGAAAATTGAATATAatcaatttccagctatttgagGTTGCTATTTTACTTAAAGATATTAAAATTTGGTGAGGTCACATGCTCAATGAGGAAGCCAAAGTGACCAGAGGAAACTCTGCTTGTTCATACCAGGTGTGGGGAACACCAACCAAGCTCTGGGAGCAAGAATTAAAACCTTGCCTAAGTGAGAGGCACACATACCAAACTGTGTGCTTTCTTCACAGCCATGTACTAACCACTGCTatctgacagccatgtttttaaggCCTACTCAAGTCTTGGATGTTGTACTGCCATGTATTGGAACGCTGCCGTGAACACAGCACAGCCTTATCGGCTGAGATAATGAAAATGCTGAGATGGTGAAGGTAAATCACCTAAACCATTGCTCGGTGAGCAAAAAAAATTGCAGATAAGGATAAATCGAACCTGATGGCCGTAGAATTCCATATAAACACCACAAAACATAATATTCTGAAAGGAACCCCACTTGAGCATGACACAGAAAAAGAATAAATGTGTTTGTCTCCTTGAATTTCTTGCCGTATTCAACAGCAATTCATTTATATCACCACAGTATACTCACAATGTCCTTGGTTAGCAGGTTGACCATTACTCAATGCACAAGTACTAAGTAACTAGTAACTAACAACTATCTGAGTCAGTAGTAGGGAGAGAATGGCCCTTGACATGCATTTATTACCAGTCATCTCACAAATAATGTGGAAAGACCGAAAATAAAACCCGATCTTCGGATCTGTCATCCAGCCCTCTACTAACTCAGCAGGGGCCATTCATCTTTATGAAACAACGATACAACAAAAACTTAATTGCAAACTTACGTCAAGATGTCCTGCCTCTTTCAGATGCTGCCGGAAAGTTTTCATCTGCCACTTTCTGTTACTGCAGTCCTTCATTCCACACAGACCTTCCGGTTTGAAGCGCATACCAGCGGTCCGGTTGTGGGGAGGACGATTCATGCTGGAAgagaaataaatgtgtacatatagGAGTAGTGTAACTCCTGAAACTTAATTAGGAGAGAAAATCTTGTCAAGGAGTACGGTACTTTACAACGTATTACGTGCTGTTTTATACCCCCAAAAGTTGGTGCGCATTATGCATGGTTGTGTGTAATAAATGGTTAAATGTggtataacaagggctgtttgtaaaacatgcatgcccccctatatgggctataagttgtagtagcagccattgtgtgaatacgttttttgtcactgtgaacagtggtggtggtggtggtggtagtagtagtagtagtattagtagaagtagtagtagtagtagtagtagtagtagtagtagtagtagtagtagtagtagcagtagcagtagcagcagcagtagcagcattacaataccaatacttaagaatgatcaaatgggaaaaggcagggtttttttttaggaaaaggggaagacgctggacgctgggtaaaaggggaaaatcgagcgcgaaagagacatatttggggaaaaaataaaaactgttcatttcaatgtctataactcacctacagacttcagggttttttttagaaaaagaggcatgtctctgacctttttgttcttaaacacatgaacaagtatgatatttaagtcaaagtcctaaataaagttgcaggtgtagatctaataatgggaaatgttttcaactgtggccggggaacgatgtcaatattatgatttcaatttcatgatgaatgggttgacgatctagatctgctacagtattggaagggaaaggtgcggcagctgccgattgtccactttcactttcacaataatccgacagtattaaaaaaataatcaatgttgattacatgtacctccgaatcctgctgggtttcaacggtttttgatgattcattcttaaaaaatgcgtcaacgcaattaatattttccgagtccgaacgttttattttgttcgtgtatgaacgccaattgtgagactttttttctgttttaacgtttatatcttggctttcacataacccggatgaaaattcgactggtttccggtaactAATTGACGAAACACCGTTTCtagcgcaagaccggaatccagtaaaatagtcacataattaatacgattagttgcccggtttccatgacgaaatttaagagctatatatagaatcactgggattcccagatttgagcgTTCGtcggagagagagagcgagatcgttgtacatggtacaaattggataagtgtcgacttcccaaaagaaaaagaacatttctttgagggtaaaatattatattttggtgaaaaaatatttttttggagggggaaaaggtttttttaggggaaaaattctggtaggggaagacgccgaatatcggcgtcactttcttagtaaaaaaaacccctgaaaggtaacctagcactggcagtaaatatggggctcatttacaggtcagatttggaatctgctgtaaaatgagattttgaatgaattaaagggaggcaaatctgtaataaaaagaacatgcataaaccgtagttgtttcccttgtttgaaccatgctaaatccttataatgcctatttccagtaactgtgaccttcaactgtgaccttgacctttgacactagtgacctcaaaatcaataggggtcatctgcgagtcatgatcaatgtacctatgaagtttcatgatcctagccccaagcgttcttgagtt from Dreissena polymorpha isolate Duluth1 chromosome 10, UMN_Dpol_1.0, whole genome shotgun sequence encodes the following:
- the LOC127848487 gene encoding uncharacterized protein LOC127848487 isoform X3, yielding MKFILSRQQKRYGTPLVLICFIIDGLYLFLESQKAKRLKLIAEKSLWLDELQRESHKNSAVEGFRRKHNSKPGFLHHTNITNVNITADLPFSKVELLINRYFQQKQITCDNDVRLGFQHDGGWNVCMTPPFTLTKPCLVYSFGIGNDWRFEDDLFEYYGCTVMAFDPSMNRPPHNRTAGMRFKPEGLCGMKDCSNRKWQMKTFRQHLKEAGHLDRIIDYLKFDVEYSEWPAIEEMLQDDSLHNVKQIAFEAHLKHPPYEPLDTYLTKGELINKFQILKQLEKFGFRKFNYRSNPFGHYFCKINTDDYCSVFYDINYLNINFVEPKHFEDFKNYTSKV
- the LOC127848487 gene encoding uncharacterized protein LOC127848487 isoform X1 codes for the protein MKFILSRQQKRYGTPLVLICFIIGGLYLFLESQKAKRLKLIAEKSLWLDELQRESHKNSAVEGFRRKHNSKPGFLHHTNITNVNITADLPFSKVELLINRYFQQKQITCDNDVRLGFQHDGGWNVCMTPPFTLTKPCLVYSFGIGNDWRFEDDLFEYYGCTVMAFDPSMNRPPHNRTAGMRFKPEGLCGMKDCSNRKWQMKTFRQHLKEAGHLDRIIDYLKFDVEYSEWPAIEEMLQDDSLHNVKQIAFEAHLKHPPYEPLDTYLTKGELINKFQILKQLEKFGFRKFNYRSNPFGHYFCKINTDDYCSVFYDINYLNINFVEPKHFEDFKNYTSKV